Within the Flavobacterium sp. 9R genome, the region TCAGTCTGCAAATATAGCGCAAAGTTTATATTTATGACCGAAGATTTTGAGGATAGTGGCCTTTAACGCTTGAATTTATAAGCATTAATAGGATACTTTGTAACTATTTTTTAGAATGAGAAGTGATTTAAGGCCTGCAGTCTATTTTTACCAAGGAGTTTTTGGTATTTTTGATTCATGATCGCAAAGCATTTACATCTTATTTTGTCAGCAGGAATCGTTTTTTCGGTGGCAATGGTATATGGATTTCAACCTACTTTAGTTTTTGATGTTACTATTTCATCAATTGATGAAGCAAATATCTTTAAAGCGATTATGGGGCTTTATCTTGGCTTCGCTGCACTTTGGATTATTGGTGTTTTTAAAGCACAATTTTGGACAATTGCCACCCTCTCAAATGTGGTTTTTATGCTAGGCTTGGCAGCAGGTAGAATTATTTCTATTCTTTTTGATGGATTGCCATCTGGTATTTTTGTTTTAGGAATCTTCGGTGAATTGGTATTGGGTTGTTTTGCCATTTATAACTATAGAAAATTTAATGTACCCAATTAAACACTTCTGTAATGTCCAATGTTAGCAATTTGATATCGAAGTTTTCGTAAAAATAATTATAAAATGCTAAAACTGTGGCACTCTTGAGATTAAATTTTATTACTAAAAATTCTTAACTATCTTTGCAAAAAATTTAAGCAATGCCCAAAATTGGCAACATAGAACTTCCAGATTTTCCTTTACTTCTTGCACCTATGGAAGACGTAAGCGACCCGCCTTTTCGTAGATTGTGCAAAATGCACGGTGCCGACTTAATGTATTCCGAGTTTATTTCTTCTGAAGGATTGATTCGCGATGCCATCAAGAGCCGAATGAAGTTGGATATTTTCGATTACGAACGTCCTGTTGGAATACAAATCTTTGGCGGCGACGAAGAAGCGATGGCGTTATCTTCCAAAATTGTTTCTACCGTAAACCCCGATTTAATTGATATTAATTTTGGTTGTCCTGTAAAGAAAGTCGTTTGTAAAGGTGCTGGTGCAGGAGTTCTAAAAGACGTCGATTTGATGATTCGTTTGACCAAAGCGGTGATTGATAGCACTCATTTACCGGTAACAGTAAAAACGCGTTTGGGTTGGGACGATAATTCTATCAACATCGATGAGGTGGCTGAGCGTTTGCAAGATATTGGCGTTGCCGCATTGAGTATTCACGCTAGAACGCGCGCTCAAATGTACAAAGGTCATTCCGATTGGTCACACATTGCTCGTGTCAAAAACAATCCAAGAATTACGATGCCGATTTTTGGAAACGGCGATATTGATTCTCCTGAAAAAGCATTAGAATACAAAAACAAATACGGAGTCGACGGTATTATGATTGGTCGTGCCGCAATTGGTTATCCTTGGATTTTTAACGAAATCAAGCATTTCTTTAAAACAGGAGAACATTTGGCCAAACCCACCGTTGCTGATAGAGTAGAAGCGGTTCGCAACCATTTGACTTGGGCTATGGACTGGAAAGGCGAACGTCACGGAATTGTAGAAACAAGACCACATTATACCAATTATTTCAAAGGAATTCATTCGTTCAAAACCTACAAACAACAATTGGTTACGCTTGATAAACCTGAAGAATTATTTGCAGTTCTTGACGAGATTATCGACGCTTATTCTGGGTATGAAGTGGTGTAAATAAATGGTTTAGCTACCTTGTTTTTTACTATATTTGACTAAACAATAAGTTATTATGAGTGTTCAGGCAGAAAAATCTTTTTTAATTGATTTACTTCAAAATAGTAATGATGCTTCATTTATTCAGAAAGTAAAAAACTTTGTTTTGAAGGAAATGGAAGCTATTCCTTTAACTGAAAAGCAAAAAAAGGAATTGGATAAAAGAATGTTAGAGCATCAGGAAAACCCTAAGTCTGGTTTGGATGCTTTTGATTTTTTAGATAAGCTAGCATCCAAATATGAATTATAAAAAGCTTATTCTAAAGACAAATGCTGCCGTTGAAATAGAAGAAATAATGGCTTTTTATGCGTCTGTAAATCTAACCATATTTAAAAAATTCTCTACTGAAATCAGAAAAGCATTTCAAGTAATTCAACGAAACCCAGAAAGTTTTCAATATAGATATTCAAAAGTTAGGGTGTTTTGGTTGCGGAAATTTCCCTATGGATTATATTATTTTATAGAAGAACAAGAAATTGTGATTATAGCGTTTTGGCATTCAAAAGAAGATATTCCCAATAAGTTACCTAAAATTTTATAGTCTTTTAATCCAACAACTTCTTACTCACACGACTACTTGCAATCAATGAAGCCAAAAAGCCAAGTGTGATAATGGTCGCCATTACGATTGCGATGTTTTCAAAACTAAAAACGACTGGATAGGCCAATGTTGGGGTAATCATAATCCACTCGAATTGTTGTTGCAATAACACAATTACGATACCCAAAACCAATCCGATGATTCCTCCATAAACACTCAATAAAGTGCCTTGAAGCAAGAAAATATTGCGAAGACTCTTGATTTCTGTTCCGAGATTGAATAAGGTTTTCAGATTCCCTTTTTTGTCCAAAATCATCATAATCAAAGCGCCAATCAAGTTAAAAAGTGCCACGACAATCACTAAAGTAAAAATTAGATACACCGCGATGTTTTCGGTGTTCAACATTTTATAAAGCGACTCGTTCAGTTGCGCTCTATTTTTTAGCGTGATTTTATTTTTGAAAATCGTTTGTAGTTGCTCAATAATAGCCTCTTCATCGGCATTTGGGCGGAGTTTAAATTCTATTCCCGAAATTTGATTGGGTTGGTATTCTAGTAATTCTTGCGCCAAGCTTAAATCGGCAAAAACGTATTTTGAATCCAAATCTTCACTAATCGAATAAATCCCAATCGGAATCAAATCGGTTTGATTAAAGGCTTCTGATGGAATAGTAATCGTACCTTTTCCCGGTCTTGGTACCATAACTTCTAGCGCCGTATTGTAATCAAACAAACCCATCGAGAATTTTTGCGCCATTCCGTATCCTACCACAACTTGATATGTGTTGGGTTGCAGCCATTGCCCGTTGTACAATTTTTTTTCAATGGCGTTTACTTTGGTGAATTGCGTGTCTACTCCTTTCAAATAAGTCACTTCTTGCTTGTCTGCAAAAGTAAAAAGCACTCGTTCTTCAATAATTTTGGAGAACGAAGCAATTCCGGCTATTTTTTTGATTTCTAGGTCTTGTTGGGGAGTAACAAAAAACGATTTGCCAAGGGTAGGCGTCGCTTTTAAATCGGGGTCAATTTCGTTGGTAAACGAAAGACTAAATTCTTTCAAACCGCTAAATACCGACAGCACCACAAAAAGCGCCATAGCACCCACAATGATGCCCAAACTAGCTATACGATTGATGATGTTAATAGCGCTGTTTTTGCTATTACTCCTAAGGTATCGGTGCGCGATGTAAAGCGGAAAATTCAATTTAAAACTGTCTGCGTTTTTCTAATAAATCTCTGTTTTCAATAGGATTTTCTTGATTTTTCAAGGCATTGTCGATTTTCTCGATGTAATCCAACGAGTCATCAATAAAGAAAACCAAATTAGGAACTCTACGCAATTGCAAACGAACACGTTGCGACAAATCGTGTTTTATCAAGTTGGTATTCGTTTTTATGGCTTCTAATGTTTCTTTTGCCTTCTCTTGAGGAAAAATACTTAAATGCACCGTAGCTACCGATAAATCTGAGGTTACCACTACTTTGGATACTGAAATTACTAAGTTAGTAACGCCATTTTTTCTCACTTCACCTTGCAAAATGTCCACCAAATCTTTTTGGATGACACCGCCTATTTTTTTCTGTCTATTTGTTTCCATACTGCAAAAATACTACTTTTAAGCTTTATTCGAACAAATTTTCAACGGAACAATCCTGATTCTAAAATATTCCGATTGGTAATCAGGAGCTATTTCCTGCTGTACGCTATATCTTTGCTGCCTCGTCCCAAAAGACGAGGCAGCAAAGGACGCCGCTTCCATCAGGGCTAGGGTTTAGGATAATCGAGAAGTTTTATTTATTGTTCGATTTTTCAACCGTTTGGTGAAATTCAAATAAAATAAAAAAAATAACCACATAGAACAATAGATTACAGTTTATGAAAAAGAATAAATAGAAATAGTTCTATTTCACACATATTATACTATGTGAATAGTAAAACGTCTATCTTTTCTTTTACGAATAATAAATTCTATGTTTCTCCCTATGTGGTAAAAAAAAATTCACTAAAGGGTCATAAAAGTTTACAAACAATCACAACTATGCAAAGCACTTCCTTTTCAATATATGACGCATCTGCTGGCTCGGGGAAGACCTATGCATTGGTCAAAGAATACCTCAAAATTATTCTAGTTGCCCCAAAAAACGATGCCTATCGTCATATTCTAGCCATCACTTTTACCAACAAAGCGGTGCAAGAAATGAAGAGCAGGATTGTAGGTAGTCTATCCGAATTTGCTAAAGACGAACCCAATGCCAAAGCACTTGATTTAATGCAGGATTTGGCTATTGATACTCAGTTGTCTTTGATTCAAATCAAAACCAAAGCCCAACAAATCATCAAGCATATTATTCATAATTATGCTGCTTTTGATATTTCAACTATCGATAAATTTACGCACAAAGTTATTCGCGCTTTTGCGCTTGATTTGAATCTCCCGATGACTTTTGAGGTCACTTTGGATACCGAAAATTTATTAGTCGAAACCGTAGACGCCATTATTGCTCAAGCTGGCGAAGATGCAACCCTAACGCAACTACTCATCGATTTTACTATGGAGAAAACCGATGATGATAAATCTTGGGATATTTCAAGGGAAATATTAGAAACGGGTCGACTAGTGCTTAATGAGAATAATCGCAATGAAATTGCTCAATTTCAAGACACTTCGATTGGTGAATTTGTAAAAATAAAAGAGAAGTTACTGCAACTCAATCGCGATTTAGAACAAGAGACGATGACTGCGGCAGCTGCAATTTTAGAACAAATAGACTCAAATGGCATTGATTCAAAATCATTTTCCGGGGCTTATTTTCCAAAGCATATTTTAAGTATTCAAGAAGGAAAATTTAATCCTAAGAACAAAACCTATCATGAATTTGACGATATAAAAATCAACAAAACGGCCAAAGATAGAGCGATTATAGAGGCCTTAATTCCTGAATTTTTGAGTCAGTTAGCTGCTATTTATAAAGTTTTTGAAAAGATTAATTTTTATAAAGCTTTTCTAAAAAACATCACGCCTTTGTCCTTATTGAATACGGTCAGCAACGAATTGGCCAAAATTCAAGAAGAGCAAAATGTGCTTTCCATTGCCGAGTTCAATGCGATTATTCATCGAGAGATTCAAAATCAACCTGCGCCTTTTATTTATGAGCGTTTGGGAGAGCGGTATCGTCATTTTTTTATCGATGAGTTTCAAGATACTTCCGAAATGCAATGGCAAAATCTCATTCCGTTAATTGATAATGCCTTGGCGGGTCAAGATGATTATGGCGTAAAAGGAACATTGATGATTGTGGGCGACCCGAAACAATCCATTTATCGATGGAGAGGCGGAAAAGCAGAGCAA harbors:
- a CDS encoding DUF4345 domain-containing protein, which gives rise to MIAKHLHLILSAGIVFSVAMVYGFQPTLVFDVTISSIDEANIFKAIMGLYLGFAALWIIGVFKAQFWTIATLSNVVFMLGLAAGRIISILFDGLPSGIFVLGIFGELVLGCFAIYNYRKFNVPN
- a CDS encoding type II toxin-antitoxin system RelE/ParE family toxin codes for the protein MNYKKLILKTNAAVEIEEIMAFYASVNLTIFKKFSTEIRKAFQVIQRNPESFQYRYSKVRVFWLRKFPYGLYYFIEEQEIVIIAFWHSKEDIPNKLPKIL
- the rbfA gene encoding 30S ribosome-binding factor RbfA, encoding METNRQKKIGGVIQKDLVDILQGEVRKNGVTNLVISVSKVVVTSDLSVATVHLSIFPQEKAKETLEAIKTNTNLIKHDLSQRVRLQLRRVPNLVFFIDDSLDYIEKIDNALKNQENPIENRDLLEKRRQF
- the dusB gene encoding tRNA dihydrouridine synthase DusB, with the protein product MPKIGNIELPDFPLLLAPMEDVSDPPFRRLCKMHGADLMYSEFISSEGLIRDAIKSRMKLDIFDYERPVGIQIFGGDEEAMALSSKIVSTVNPDLIDINFGCPVKKVVCKGAGAGVLKDVDLMIRLTKAVIDSTHLPVTVKTRLGWDDNSINIDEVAERLQDIGVAALSIHARTRAQMYKGHSDWSHIARVKNNPRITMPIFGNGDIDSPEKALEYKNKYGVDGIMIGRAAIGYPWIFNEIKHFFKTGEHLAKPTVADRVEAVRNHLTWAMDWKGERHGIVETRPHYTNYFKGIHSFKTYKQQLVTLDKPEELFAVLDEIIDAYSGYEVV
- a CDS encoding ABC transporter permease, which gives rise to MNFPLYIAHRYLRSNSKNSAINIINRIASLGIIVGAMALFVVLSVFSGLKEFSLSFTNEIDPDLKATPTLGKSFFVTPQQDLEIKKIAGIASFSKIIEERVLFTFADKQEVTYLKGVDTQFTKVNAIEKKLYNGQWLQPNTYQVVVGYGMAQKFSMGLFDYNTALEVMVPRPGKGTITIPSEAFNQTDLIPIGIYSISEDLDSKYVFADLSLAQELLEYQPNQISGIEFKLRPNADEEAIIEQLQTIFKNKITLKNRAQLNESLYKMLNTENIAVYLIFTLVIVVALFNLIGALIMMILDKKGNLKTLFNLGTEIKSLRNIFLLQGTLLSVYGGIIGLVLGIVIVLLQQQFEWIMITPTLAYPVVFSFENIAIVMATIITLGFLASLIASSRVSKKLLD